A window of Agrobacterium tumefaciens contains these coding sequences:
- the rfbC gene encoding dTDP-4-dehydrorhamnose 3,5-epimerase, with protein MQLEALTIPGLKKITPARFGDSRGYFSEVFKREWFRENIADVEFVQDNESLSAQAGTVRGLHFQTAPFAQGKLVRCIRGRLLDVAVDIRTGSPTFGQWAAVELSPENGEQLWVPAGFAHGFMTLVDDTVISYKMTAPYSAANDRGVKWDDPAIGINWPKLEGYVLSEKDGKQPLLSELPEYFTYQNTGN; from the coding sequence GTGCAACTAGAAGCATTAACGATACCAGGCTTGAAAAAGATAACTCCGGCTCGTTTCGGCGATAGCAGGGGTTACTTCAGCGAAGTTTTCAAGAGGGAATGGTTTCGCGAAAATATAGCGGATGTGGAATTCGTGCAGGATAATGAATCCCTGTCCGCACAGGCCGGGACCGTACGCGGACTTCATTTTCAGACAGCGCCTTTTGCGCAGGGCAAGCTCGTTCGCTGCATTCGTGGCCGGCTACTGGATGTTGCGGTGGATATCAGAACGGGATCGCCTACCTTCGGGCAATGGGCGGCTGTCGAGCTCTCACCAGAAAATGGCGAACAGCTATGGGTTCCAGCGGGATTTGCCCACGGTTTCATGACGCTCGTTGACGACACGGTCATCTCATACAAAATGACGGCGCCCTATAGTGCCGCCAATGACCGCGGCGTTAAATGGGATGATCCGGCCATCGGTATCAATTGGCCGAAGCTTGAGGGCTACGTCCTCTCCGAGAAGGACGGCAAGCAACCGCTTCTGTCGGAATTGCCTGAATATTTTACTTACCAAAACACTGGAAACTGA
- a CDS encoding outer membrane protein, whose product MKKTFATLAFVLAASTAMAADAVSEVPAAPVADVAPAFSWTGFTIGVQGGYNWNNQDIEISGTAGSFSEDFDGGILGGFVGYNYDFGNSWVVGLEADFDKNWADNTAFDGALTYGFDWQGSVRGRVGYAFDRALVYGTAGWAYARGYADVAGFGEEKETFNGYTLGVGLDYAFTDNVFARLEYRYTDFGDKTFDFGGTGGGTITSDIDQHAIRVGLGVKF is encoded by the coding sequence ATGAAAAAGACATTCGCGACCCTGGCTTTTGTTTTGGCAGCGTCCACCGCTATGGCTGCTGACGCGGTCTCTGAAGTACCCGCAGCGCCTGTTGCTGATGTGGCACCAGCATTCAGCTGGACTGGCTTCACCATCGGTGTTCAGGGTGGCTACAACTGGAACAACCAGGACATCGAAATCAGCGGCACCGCAGGTAGCTTCTCGGAGGATTTTGACGGCGGTATCCTCGGCGGCTTCGTTGGTTACAACTATGACTTCGGCAACAGCTGGGTAGTCGGTCTTGAAGCTGATTTCGATAAGAACTGGGCGGACAACACTGCGTTCGACGGCGCACTGACCTACGGTTTCGACTGGCAGGGTTCGGTTCGTGGCCGCGTTGGCTACGCCTTTGACCGCGCTCTCGTGTACGGTACTGCCGGCTGGGCTTATGCTCGCGGCTATGCGGACGTAGCTGGCTTCGGCGAAGAAAAAGAAACCTTCAACGGCTACACCCTCGGCGTTGGCCTGGATTACGCCTTCACGGACAACGTATTCGCCCGTCTGGAATATCGCTACACCGACTTCGGCGACAAGACGTTCGATTTCGGCGGCACAGGTGGCGGCACCATCACCTCTGATATCGATCAGCACGCGATCCGCGTCGGCCTCGGTGTAAAGTTCTGA
- a CDS encoding DUF982 domain-containing protein — protein MLLLKGVEFTRLCINFICKFDASVLFRPMSEFRIEPITINWGNFETLETVTDLARVLLHRWPGSTEAQAYVTALMVCSAVLENGLDDRPEDARLAFVEAPYRAGLSVTVASTKTALSPETVTPSQRTDICFTLYPLQTAAQSATGQFPKFHHVS, from the coding sequence ATGTTGCTGCTCAAGGGTGTCGAATTCACGCGGCTGTGTATCAATTTCATCTGTAAGTTTGACGCTTCGGTGTTATTCCGCCCCATGAGCGAATTCAGAATAGAGCCGATCACGATCAATTGGGGTAATTTTGAAACCCTTGAAACCGTCACCGACCTCGCGCGGGTTCTCCTTCACAGATGGCCCGGAAGCACAGAGGCGCAGGCGTACGTTACCGCTCTCATGGTCTGCTCTGCTGTTCTGGAGAATGGCTTGGACGACAGGCCTGAAGATGCGCGCCTCGCTTTTGTTGAAGCTCCTTATAGGGCCGGTCTGTCGGTTACCGTTGCGTCAACCAAGACTGCTTTATCTCCAGAGACCGTGACCCCAAGCCAACGTACCGACATTTGCTTTACCCTCTACCCTCTTCAGACAGCCGCTCAATCGGCTACTGGTCAATTCCCGAAATTCCATCATGTTTCATAG
- a CDS encoding tyrosine-type recombinase/integrase: MLFVGPLLKNDKGEPIQPGDPLLDGAFRQAHERRRAPSPTNLSTLITLYRGSSDFRHTKAVTRQEYDRYLDKIRMEFGRLSLDELQKPATRGKFKEWRDGMADKPRSADFAWMVLVRVLSFAKDRGIISVNIAERGGRLYRSKRRDRTWSDTDVAAFEAVAPPHMRLAIQLALWTGQRKGDLLRLSWNDFDGSNLRFSQSKTKARVLVPMGSLASVLSTEIGNGTILKNSRGGAWTSDGFNTSWRKCCAKAGVVDLTFHDLRGTAITRMALAGCTMPEIAAVTGSQLQSSTSRTRALQSSLWPD; encoded by the coding sequence GTGTTGTTCGTCGGCCCTCTGCTCAAGAACGACAAGGGCGAGCCAATTCAGCCGGGCGATCCACTTCTTGATGGCGCATTTAGGCAGGCTCACGAGCGGCGCCGAGCGCCCTCACCCACTAATTTGTCGACGCTCATAACGCTATATCGCGGCTCTTCAGATTTCCGCCACACCAAGGCTGTCACCCGTCAAGAATACGATCGATACCTTGACAAGATCCGGATGGAGTTCGGCCGCCTTTCCCTTGATGAACTCCAAAAACCTGCGACGCGCGGCAAGTTTAAGGAGTGGCGTGACGGCATGGCCGACAAGCCTCGCAGCGCAGACTTCGCATGGATGGTCTTGGTTCGTGTCCTGTCGTTTGCGAAAGACCGGGGAATAATTTCGGTCAACATCGCCGAGAGAGGCGGACGACTGTACCGATCGAAGAGACGCGATCGGACGTGGAGTGACACCGACGTGGCCGCGTTTGAGGCCGTTGCGCCTCCACACATGCGTTTAGCCATTCAGTTGGCCCTGTGGACCGGCCAGCGCAAAGGAGACCTTCTGCGGCTCTCCTGGAACGATTTTGACGGTTCCAATTTGCGGTTCTCTCAGTCCAAAACGAAGGCGCGCGTCTTGGTGCCTATGGGATCACTGGCTAGCGTCCTAAGCACTGAGATAGGCAATGGCACCATCCTTAAAAACAGCCGCGGCGGGGCCTGGACAAGCGATGGCTTCAACACCTCGTGGAGGAAATGTTGTGCGAAGGCTGGCGTCGTTGACCTCACGTTCCATGACCTTCGTGGAACGGCGATCACAAGGATGGCGTTGGCTGGCTGCACCATGCCAGAGATCGCTGCAGTTACGGGCTCGCAGCTGCAGTCATCAACGTCACGTACACGAGCTCTCCAAAGCTCGCTCTGGCCTGATTAG
- a CDS encoding ATP-dependent helicase, with the protein MAVAYLEKLNEQQRKAVEHGVGLVDGHVAGPLLIIAGAGSGKTNTLAHRVAHLIVNGADPRRILLMTFSRRAASEMARRVERICKQVLGANSAIMTDALAWSGTFHGIGARLLRIYAEQIGLNIDFTIHDREDSADLMNLARHELGFSKTESRFPTKGTCLAIYSRVVNSQTPLKDILRQHYPWVANWESELRELFAAYVEAKQVQNVLDYDDLLLYWSQMVSDPVLADDIGNRFDHVMVDEYQDTNRLQASVLMALKPGGRGLTVVGDDAQSIYSFRAATVRNILDFPASFSPAADIITLDRNYRSTQPILAAANGVIDLARERFTKNLWTERVSLERPRLVTVKDETEQANFIIDQILANRESGMTLKQQAVLFRTSSHSGPLEVELTRRNIPFVKFGGLKFLDSAHVKDMLAALRFAQNPRDRVAGFRLLQMLPGIGPKKAGNILDAIATDPEPLLALAEIPSPPKTGDDWAAFTQMLVGLRQAPNDWPGQIGQARLWYEPHLERLHEDADTRKADLLQLEQIAGGYPSRERFLTELTLDPPDATSDQAGVPLLDEDYLSLSTIHSAKGQEWRSVFILNVVDGCIPSDLGVGTTQELEEERRLLYVAMTRAKDSLSLITPQRFFTGGQSQQGDRHVYAARTRFIPATLLQFFETMTWPLVSAAASERSAQQIRIDVGARMRAMWK; encoded by the coding sequence ATGGCGGTTGCCTATCTGGAAAAACTGAACGAGCAGCAACGCAAGGCCGTGGAACATGGGGTTGGACTGGTGGATGGACATGTCGCCGGTCCGCTTTTGATCATCGCCGGCGCCGGTTCGGGCAAGACCAATACGCTGGCTCACCGTGTTGCGCATCTGATCGTGAATGGCGCCGATCCCCGCCGCATCCTGCTGATGACGTTCTCAAGGCGCGCAGCCTCCGAGATGGCGCGCCGTGTCGAACGGATATGCAAGCAGGTCCTCGGGGCAAATTCGGCAATCATGACAGATGCATTGGCCTGGTCCGGCACGTTTCACGGCATTGGTGCACGGCTGTTGCGCATCTATGCCGAGCAAATCGGGCTCAACATCGATTTCACCATCCACGACCGCGAAGACAGCGCCGACCTGATGAATCTTGCCCGGCACGAGCTGGGTTTCTCGAAAACCGAAAGCCGCTTTCCGACAAAGGGCACCTGTCTTGCGATCTATTCGCGCGTCGTGAATTCCCAGACACCACTCAAGGACATCTTGCGCCAGCATTATCCCTGGGTTGCCAACTGGGAAAGCGAACTCAGGGAACTGTTCGCGGCCTATGTCGAGGCCAAACAGGTCCAGAACGTGCTCGATTACGACGATCTTCTGCTCTACTGGTCCCAGATGGTCAGCGACCCCGTTCTGGCTGATGATATAGGCAACCGCTTCGACCATGTGATGGTCGATGAATATCAGGATACCAACCGGCTGCAGGCTTCGGTGCTGATGGCGCTGAAGCCCGGTGGCCGCGGCTTGACCGTGGTGGGCGACGATGCGCAGTCGATTTATTCTTTCCGCGCAGCGACCGTTCGCAACATCCTCGATTTCCCGGCTTCCTTCAGCCCGGCGGCCGATATCATCACGCTGGACCGCAACTATCGCTCCACGCAGCCGATCCTTGCCGCCGCCAACGGCGTCATTGATCTCGCGCGCGAGCGCTTCACCAAGAACCTCTGGACCGAGCGGGTATCGCTTGAGCGCCCAAGGCTCGTAACGGTGAAGGATGAAACCGAGCAGGCGAACTTCATCATCGACCAGATCCTCGCCAATCGCGAGAGCGGCATGACGCTGAAACAGCAGGCCGTGCTGTTCCGCACCTCCAGCCATAGTGGTCCGCTCGAGGTGGAACTGACCCGCCGCAACATCCCCTTCGTCAAATTCGGCGGCCTGAAATTCCTGGACAGCGCCCACGTGAAAGATATGCTGGCCGCGCTGCGTTTCGCACAGAACCCGCGCGACCGCGTCGCCGGTTTCCGGCTGCTGCAGATGCTGCCAGGCATCGGACCGAAGAAGGCTGGCAACATTCTCGATGCGATTGCGACAGACCCAGAGCCGCTGCTTGCCCTCGCCGAAATTCCGTCGCCGCCGAAGACCGGCGATGACTGGGCAGCCTTTACACAAATGCTTGTAGGCCTGCGGCAGGCGCCAAATGACTGGCCGGGCCAGATCGGGCAGGCTCGGCTGTGGTACGAGCCGCATCTGGAACGCCTGCATGAGGATGCGGACACCCGCAAGGCCGATCTGCTGCAGCTAGAGCAGATCGCCGGCGGCTACCCATCGCGCGAGCGCTTTCTGACTGAACTGACGCTCGATCCGCCGGACGCCACCAGCGATCAGGCCGGCGTGCCGCTGCTTGACGAGGATTATCTGAGCCTCTCGACCATCCATTCCGCCAAAGGTCAAGAGTGGCGCTCCGTCTTCATCCTCAATGTGGTCGACGGCTGCATCCCCTCCGACCTCGGTGTCGGCACCACCCAGGAACTGGAGGAGGAACGCCGGCTGCTCTACGTCGCCATGACCCGCGCCAAGGACAGCCTGTCGCTGATCACGCCCCAACGCTTCTTCACAGGCGGGCAGAGTCAGCAGGGTGACCGGCATGTTTACGCCGCCAGGACACGTTTCATACCGGCGACATTGCTGCAGTTTTTTGAGACGATGACCTGGCCACTGGTTTCAGCCGCCGCTTCCGAACGCAGCGCGCAGCAGATCCGAATTGATGTGGGTGCGCGGATGAGGGCGATGTGGAAGTAG
- a CDS encoding prolyl oligopeptidase family serine peptidase, translating into MRRLKFCLIALAAITASTFAQAEQKAMKSDVTIASDLNYLLYTPKDYAGSNKTYPLVVWLHGGDQGGSDVEKLRSSGLPKMIEEGRDFPFLVFSPQNPSEELLYPIERVASVLEAVVANHRVDRERIYLIGYSRGGFGAWSMAEQFPQTFAAVVPIAGDGIRHYLNRTNEKAAFWAFHGADDEVIPLSDTVVLVQRLKELKRYVRLTVLEDTDHQAVEGKVLNDEAMWTWLLEKKLAGEKAPSNP; encoded by the coding sequence ATGAGACGACTTAAATTCTGCCTGATCGCTCTGGCCGCAATCACTGCCTCGACATTTGCACAGGCCGAACAGAAAGCGATGAAATCCGATGTTACCATCGCTTCTGACCTCAACTACCTGCTTTATACGCCCAAGGATTACGCCGGCTCGAACAAGACCTATCCTCTTGTCGTCTGGCTGCATGGCGGCGATCAGGGCGGCAGCGACGTCGAAAAGCTACGGTCGAGCGGCTTGCCGAAAATGATAGAGGAGGGGCGTGACTTTCCCTTCCTGGTGTTTTCACCCCAAAATCCGAGCGAGGAACTACTTTACCCGATCGAGCGTGTCGCCAGTGTTCTTGAGGCGGTGGTGGCCAACCACCGGGTGGACCGGGAGCGCATCTATCTGATCGGCTATAGCCGGGGAGGGTTCGGCGCATGGTCCATGGCAGAGCAGTTTCCTCAAACATTCGCCGCGGTGGTTCCGATTGCCGGCGACGGCATTCGGCACTACCTCAATCGAACGAACGAGAAGGCGGCTTTCTGGGCCTTTCATGGCGCAGATGACGAGGTGATCCCGCTGTCCGATACAGTGGTGCTCGTGCAACGTCTTAAGGAGCTGAAGCGCTATGTTCGGCTCACCGTGCTTGAGGACACTGACCATCAGGCGGTCGAGGGAAAGGTGCTGAACGACGAGGCGATGTGGACTTGGTTGCTTGAGAAGAAGCTTGCGGGCGAAAAAGCGCCCTCGAATCCGTAA
- a CDS encoding LacI family DNA-binding transcriptional regulator, whose amino-acid sequence MSSHRRLTQNDIAKLAGVSQATVSLVLNGAPAAVARIPDETRERVQAVIRQTGYVADPIARRMAKGLNRILGVFTYEPAFPSAQADFFTPFLLGIEEEAQQQAYDLLLLTSAGVGDNRKIFSEGNRLRIADGCLVLGREFDRKELARLVSEDYPFVAIGRREDAGGPVPYVGGDYAAGTRQLVEDAIALGHTRLAYIGPYGPAESIADRWQGFSAALADAAMIALHIKAVNRPAEKILDAIIESGATVAFFIELADAVRVEALARARGLVVPDAFSMIVLGSHIRAARSPVRFTSYEIPREEMGRQATAMLVNRIETGSAGGQILLKCEPVKGETLGPAPTGSANKSSVNKTDVTS is encoded by the coding sequence GTGTCCAGTCACAGACGTCTCACGCAGAACGATATCGCCAAGCTTGCCGGTGTCAGCCAGGCAACGGTGTCTCTTGTTCTGAACGGCGCGCCGGCAGCGGTCGCGCGCATCCCGGACGAAACCCGGGAAAGGGTGCAGGCCGTCATTCGCCAGACCGGTTATGTTGCCGATCCGATTGCGCGGCGCATGGCCAAGGGGCTGAACCGGATCCTCGGCGTTTTCACCTATGAGCCAGCATTCCCGAGCGCCCAGGCTGATTTCTTTACGCCCTTCCTGCTGGGTATCGAAGAAGAGGCGCAACAGCAGGCTTATGATCTTCTGCTGCTGACGAGCGCCGGTGTCGGCGATAACCGCAAGATTTTCTCGGAGGGCAACAGGCTTCGGATTGCGGACGGCTGTCTGGTTCTCGGCCGCGAGTTCGATCGCAAGGAACTCGCCCGGCTGGTTTCGGAAGACTATCCCTTCGTCGCGATCGGCCGCCGTGAAGATGCCGGTGGTCCGGTTCCCTATGTCGGCGGCGACTACGCCGCGGGCACGCGTCAGCTTGTCGAAGACGCCATCGCGCTGGGACACACCAGGCTCGCCTATATCGGACCTTATGGTCCGGCAGAATCGATTGCCGATCGCTGGCAAGGTTTCAGCGCGGCGCTCGCAGATGCGGCCATGATTGCCCTGCATATCAAGGCGGTCAACCGCCCGGCCGAGAAAATACTTGATGCCATCATTGAGAGCGGGGCCACAGTCGCCTTCTTCATAGAATTGGCCGATGCCGTGCGCGTCGAGGCACTGGCGCGGGCGAGGGGGCTTGTCGTGCCGGACGCATTTTCGATGATCGTGCTTGGCAGCCATATCAGGGCCGCACGCAGCCCCGTGCGTTTCACCTCCTATGAAATTCCGCGCGAGGAGATGGGGCGGCAGGCAACCGCCATGCTGGTCAACCGCATCGAGACCGGCAGCGCCGGTGGGCAAATCCTTCTCAAATGTGAACCCGTCAAGGGAGAGACGTTGGGGCCGGCCCCGACCGGCTCTGCAAACAAGTCCTCAGTCAACAAAACGGATGTGACGTCGTGA
- a CDS encoding FAD-dependent oxidoreductase, producing MKADILVVGGGLGGVAAALAAARVGKRVIMTEEYDWIGGQLTSQAVPSDEHTWVEQFGITRSYRALRNGVRQYYRDHYPLTEGARAWGDLNPGGGWVSRICAEPRVSLAVMESMLMPYIGAGRLTILKPWRPVAADVDGDLVRSVTLRHRDSGAEIVISADYVLDATELGDLLPITGTEYAKGFEAQSDTEEPSAPEHAQPDNVQAVSICFAIDHVDGDQTIDKPENYDYWRSYQPHFWGGPLLGFTAPHPRTLEHTTRSFTPNPDDNPLLVDADQRKGGGDENLWIFRRIAARKNFAPGFYQSDICLVNWPMIDYMDGTIIDVTEEEKARHLKAAADLSYSVFYWLQTEAPRLDGGQGFRGLRLRGDITGTDHGLAMAPYIRESRRIKPVTRIVEQDLSYTVRGERGAVRYRDSIGIGMYRIDLHPSTGGDNYIDVPSCPFEIPLGALIPQRVRNLIPAGKNIGTTHITNGCYRLHPVEWNIGEVAGMLAAHCLENGLTPHQVQEDDDRLEAFQTQLTRQGIEIRWPDIAAY from the coding sequence ATGAAAGCAGATATTCTCGTGGTCGGTGGCGGCCTTGGCGGCGTAGCGGCGGCACTGGCGGCCGCACGAGTGGGCAAACGCGTGATCATGACCGAAGAATACGACTGGATCGGCGGCCAATTGACCAGTCAGGCCGTTCCTTCGGACGAGCATACATGGGTTGAACAGTTCGGCATCACCCGGTCCTACCGGGCGCTGCGCAACGGTGTGCGGCAATATTATCGAGACCATTATCCGCTGACGGAAGGCGCGCGCGCGTGGGGTGACCTTAATCCGGGCGGCGGATGGGTGAGCCGCATCTGCGCCGAGCCGCGTGTCAGCCTCGCGGTCATGGAAAGCATGCTGATGCCCTATATTGGCGCAGGTCGCCTGACGATACTCAAGCCCTGGCGTCCTGTCGCGGCCGATGTGGACGGCGACTTGGTTCGCTCCGTGACCCTCCGCCATCGCGACAGCGGCGCTGAAATCGTCATATCCGCCGATTACGTACTCGACGCCACCGAACTTGGCGATCTGCTGCCGATAACCGGCACGGAATATGCCAAGGGTTTTGAGGCGCAGTCGGACACGGAAGAACCGAGCGCGCCAGAGCACGCTCAACCGGACAATGTGCAGGCTGTCTCAATCTGCTTTGCCATTGACCATGTCGATGGCGACCAGACGATCGACAAGCCTGAGAACTACGACTATTGGCGCTCCTACCAGCCGCATTTCTGGGGTGGTCCGCTCCTCGGCTTCACCGCGCCCCATCCGCGCACGCTCGAGCATACCACCCGCTCCTTCACGCCAAATCCCGATGATAATCCCCTGCTGGTCGATGCCGACCAGCGCAAGGGCGGCGGTGATGAGAATCTCTGGATTTTCCGGCGCATCGCAGCACGGAAAAACTTTGCGCCCGGCTTCTATCAGTCGGATATCTGCCTCGTGAATTGGCCGATGATCGATTACATGGATGGCACGATCATCGATGTGACCGAGGAAGAAAAGGCGCGCCACCTGAAGGCGGCGGCAGATCTTTCTTATTCGGTGTTTTACTGGCTGCAGACGGAAGCACCGCGCCTTGATGGCGGGCAGGGGTTCCGCGGGCTTCGGCTGCGTGGCGACATCACCGGTACCGACCATGGGCTTGCCATGGCACCCTACATTCGCGAAAGCCGCCGTATCAAGCCGGTGACGCGCATCGTCGAGCAGGATCTTTCCTACACGGTTCGCGGTGAAAGAGGCGCTGTCCGCTATCGCGACAGCATCGGTATCGGCATGTACCGCATCGACCTGCATCCATCGACAGGCGGCGACAACTATATCGACGTGCCATCCTGCCCGTTTGAAATACCGCTCGGTGCGCTGATCCCGCAGCGGGTGAGAAACCTGATCCCGGCCGGCAAGAACATCGGCACGACGCATATTACCAATGGTTGCTACCGCCTTCATCCGGTCGAATGGAACATCGGCGAAGTGGCCGGGATGCTTGCGGCGCACTGCCTGGAAAATGGCCTCACGCCACATCAGGTGCAGGAAGACGATGACCGCCTGGAAGCCTTCCAGACGCAGCTGACCCGTCAGGGCATCGAAATACGCTGGCCTGATATCGCGGCCTATTAG
- a CDS encoding ABC transporter substrate-binding protein, whose protein sequence is MNNHFKLKSTACALALIGSFAFAGGAVAQDAVNLRMTIWSANEAHLKLFNEIAAGFKKDHPNVSVTYESLPFDTYTTALTTQIAGGNAPDMAWIFETSAYDFVKSGALYPLTDTLKAAPGYNLEEVGAGATERWSQDGTLYAYPFSTSPFAVFVNNDLIKAAGAKTPADMIAAGEWTWDNAIATASAVAKTGKGGLVVRDFNYQSWQYLTSVWNGWGASPWSADGATCTMAEKPMADAISFIHDAIFDKKAIPGPGETVDFFAGNAAMTITQISRASLLPKDKPFGWDLVPLPKGPAGDYALIGQAGIGVMQSGKNAETAAQFVAYMTNPENSAKLSQFFPSARKSLLNAQVLKKTNPLLSEEQIEKVVISGISTGKVMPGHTGFAQIQQIVRSNLDAVWRPQADVAGALQKICVQIGPLLKR, encoded by the coding sequence ATGAACAATCATTTTAAACTGAAATCCACGGCCTGTGCGCTTGCCCTGATTGGCTCGTTTGCGTTTGCGGGCGGAGCGGTTGCGCAGGATGCGGTTAATCTGCGCATGACGATCTGGAGCGCCAACGAGGCGCATCTCAAGCTCTTCAACGAGATCGCAGCCGGTTTCAAGAAGGATCATCCAAATGTCAGCGTGACTTATGAGTCCCTGCCTTTCGATACCTACACGACTGCACTCACCACACAGATCGCGGGCGGCAACGCACCTGACATGGCCTGGATTTTCGAGACGTCGGCTTATGATTTCGTCAAGTCCGGGGCGCTCTACCCGCTGACGGACACACTGAAGGCTGCGCCGGGATATAATCTTGAGGAGGTCGGTGCCGGCGCCACGGAACGCTGGTCGCAGGACGGTACGCTTTACGCCTATCCGTTTTCGACCTCGCCCTTCGCCGTCTTCGTCAATAACGATCTTATCAAGGCTGCCGGGGCCAAAACCCCAGCCGACATGATCGCTGCCGGCGAATGGACCTGGGACAACGCCATCGCCACGGCGTCGGCTGTCGCCAAGACCGGAAAGGGCGGGCTTGTCGTCCGCGATTTCAATTACCAGAGCTGGCAATATCTCACCTCCGTCTGGAATGGCTGGGGGGCTTCACCCTGGAGCGCTGACGGCGCCACCTGCACCATGGCGGAAAAGCCGATGGCGGATGCCATTTCGTTCATCCACGACGCCATCTTCGACAAGAAGGCCATTCCGGGCCCCGGCGAGACGGTCGATTTTTTTGCTGGCAATGCGGCGATGACGATTACGCAGATCAGCCGTGCCTCGCTTCTGCCGAAGGACAAGCCATTTGGCTGGGACCTCGTGCCTCTTCCAAAGGGCCCTGCGGGCGATTATGCGCTGATCGGCCAGGCGGGTATCGGCGTCATGCAATCAGGCAAGAATGCCGAGACCGCGGCGCAATTCGTGGCTTACATGACCAATCCGGAAAATTCCGCCAAACTCAGCCAGTTCTTCCCTTCAGCGCGCAAGTCTTTGCTGAATGCGCAGGTGCTGAAAAAGACGAACCCGCTTCTCAGCGAGGAGCAGATCGAAAAGGTTGTCATCTCAGGCATCTCGACTGGCAAGGTCATGCCCGGCCACACCGGTTTCGCGCAGATCCAGCAGATCGTGCGTTCGAACCTCGACGCCGTCTGGCGGCCGCAGGCCGATGTGGCCGGCGCGCTTCAAAAAATCTGCGTCCAGATCGGGCCGCTCTTGAAGCGCTGA
- a CDS encoding carbohydrate ABC transporter permease produces the protein MAVAQDIARTQDRPAPAFWTIARRDSLAGFLFIAPQLIGIVIFVLIPLGLVFWYSLHEWNVLANTFTYTGAQNYRMLVEDDNLRDVLGATAIFSAGLVVFNLSLALLLAVLLNQKLAGIAIFRTLFFSPVVVSLVAWTIVWGFLLQKNGGINGMLLMAGIEGPNWLREETTAMISVIVVQVFKNVGLNMILFLAALQGVPKELYEAARIDGAPAFKQFRRITLPMISPTILLTSIITIVGSLQVFAQIAVLTQGGPGLSTTVLVYYLYQQAFQFHFFGYGSTLSILLFVIVAVLTFAQWQMRKRIVFYES, from the coding sequence ATGGCTGTCGCGCAGGATATTGCCCGTACTCAGGATCGTCCGGCCCCGGCGTTCTGGACCATCGCGCGGCGCGACAGCCTTGCGGGCTTCCTGTTCATCGCCCCGCAGCTGATCGGCATCGTCATCTTCGTTCTGATCCCGCTCGGGCTGGTGTTCTGGTATTCGCTGCATGAATGGAATGTGCTCGCCAACACCTTCACCTATACGGGTGCGCAGAACTACCGGATGTTGGTCGAGGACGACAATCTTCGCGACGTCCTTGGCGCGACGGCGATTTTTTCGGCCGGGCTCGTCGTGTTCAACCTTTCACTGGCGCTGCTTCTGGCCGTATTACTGAACCAGAAACTAGCTGGCATCGCGATATTCCGGACGCTGTTCTTCTCGCCTGTCGTCGTCTCGCTGGTTGCCTGGACGATCGTCTGGGGGTTCCTGTTGCAGAAAAATGGCGGCATCAACGGCATGTTGCTGATGGCCGGCATCGAAGGCCCCAACTGGCTGCGCGAGGAGACGACCGCGATGATTTCAGTCATCGTCGTGCAGGTCTTCAAGAATGTCGGGCTTAACATGATCCTGTTTCTGGCGGCACTTCAGGGTGTGCCGAAAGAACTCTACGAAGCCGCCCGCATCGACGGTGCGCCCGCCTTCAAGCAGTTTCGTCGCATTACCCTGCCGATGATCAGCCCGACGATCCTGTTAACCTCGATCATTACGATTGTTGGCTCGCTGCAGGTTTTTGCGCAGATCGCAGTTCTGACCCAGGGGGGGCCAGGTCTCTCGACCACGGTGCTGGTCTATTACCTCTATCAGCAGGCCTTCCAGTTTCATTTCTTTGGCTACGGCTCGACGCTGTCCATCCTGCTGTTTGTGATCGTCGCCGTACTGACCTTCGCCCAGTGGCAGATGCGCAAGAGAATCGTCTTTTATGAAAGCTGA